One genomic region from Sphingomicrobium aestuariivivum encodes:
- a CDS encoding CDC48 family AAA ATPase, translating to MAESDSDTRVKPNRVQVASLPPADSGRGLARLPAGLMDALGLADGDVITITGKRTTPARAIRPYKDDAGLDIIRLDGLQRTNAGVGAGDFVTVEKAVSKPAKKVSFAPAQHGLRLSGSTDALKRSFFGAPLTKDDFVATAGHQRVNTDMPENIRELLQAPTFALQEIRLRVVATQPQDIVHIDAQTEIELMPEGPKVEAGDRPAITYDDLGGMTDTIDALREMVELPLRHPELFQRLGVDPPKGVLLHGPPGTGKTMLARAVANESDAEFFHIAGPEVMGSAYGESEKKLRELFENAAKAAPSIVFIDEIDSIAPKRDKVQGEAEKRLVAQLLTLMDGLEPRANLVVIAATNRPDAIDPALRRPGRFDREIVVGVPDEAGRREILGIHTRGMPLADDVDLDKLARRTYGFVGADMASLTREAALEAVRRIMPRINLGEDEIPQEVLESLAVTADDFREAQKRVQPSAMREVMVQVPRVGWDDIGGLDEARDKLKEGIELPLRHPDAFRRLGIRPARGFLLYGPPGTGKTLLAKAAARESEANFIATKSSDLLSKWYGESEQQIARLFSRARQVAPTVIFIDEIDSLVPARGGSMGEPAVTERVVNTILAEMDGLEEMNNVVVIGASNRPNLLDPALLRPGRFDELIYVGPPTLEGRRRILEIHTGQMPLGPDVDLDDLAQRTDRFTGADLEDLVRRAGLIAMRRDMERAEVCKEDFEKALEETKPSVTAKMLKQYERIRSNLKQEALKPQPTIGFVSPGMLSPKSKTKNGPSTDEEEE from the coding sequence GTGGCCGAGAGTGACAGCGATACCCGCGTAAAGCCCAACCGCGTCCAGGTGGCGAGCCTGCCGCCCGCCGATTCGGGGCGCGGCCTCGCGCGGCTGCCCGCGGGCCTCATGGACGCGCTCGGGCTGGCCGACGGCGATGTCATCACCATCACCGGCAAGCGCACCACCCCGGCGCGCGCGATCCGCCCCTACAAGGACGACGCCGGCCTCGACATCATCCGCCTCGACGGGCTCCAGCGCACCAATGCCGGCGTCGGCGCGGGCGATTTCGTGACTGTCGAGAAGGCGGTGTCCAAGCCCGCGAAGAAGGTCAGCTTCGCTCCCGCCCAGCATGGCTTGCGGCTGTCCGGCTCGACCGATGCGTTGAAGCGAAGCTTCTTCGGCGCGCCGCTGACCAAGGACGATTTTGTCGCCACCGCTGGCCACCAGCGGGTCAATACCGACATGCCCGAGAACATCCGCGAACTCCTGCAGGCGCCCACCTTCGCGCTGCAGGAGATCCGCCTGCGCGTGGTCGCCACCCAGCCGCAGGACATCGTCCATATCGATGCCCAGACCGAGATCGAACTGATGCCCGAAGGGCCCAAGGTCGAGGCGGGCGATCGGCCCGCCATCACCTATGACGACCTCGGCGGCATGACCGACACGATCGACGCGCTGCGCGAGATGGTCGAATTGCCGCTGCGCCATCCCGAACTGTTCCAGCGCCTCGGCGTCGACCCGCCCAAGGGCGTGCTGCTCCACGGCCCGCCCGGCACCGGCAAGACCATGCTCGCGCGCGCCGTCGCCAACGAAAGCGATGCCGAATTCTTCCATATCGCGGGCCCCGAAGTCATGGGCTCGGCCTATGGCGAATCCGAAAAGAAGCTGCGCGAACTGTTCGAGAATGCCGCCAAGGCCGCGCCCTCGATCGTCTTCATCGACGAGATCGACTCGATCGCCCCCAAGCGCGACAAGGTGCAGGGCGAGGCCGAAAAGCGCCTCGTCGCCCAGCTCCTCACCCTGATGGACGGCCTCGAGCCGCGCGCCAACCTCGTCGTCATCGCCGCGACCAACCGTCCCGACGCGATCGACCCCGCATTGAGGCGCCCAGGCCGCTTCGACCGCGAGATCGTGGTCGGCGTGCCCGACGAGGCGGGGCGTCGCGAGATCCTCGGCATCCACACCCGCGGCATGCCGCTGGCCGACGATGTCGACTTGGACAAGCTCGCGCGCCGCACCTATGGCTTCGTCGGCGCCGACATGGCGAGCCTGACACGCGAGGCCGCGCTCGAGGCGGTCCGTCGCATCATGCCGCGTATCAATCTCGGCGAGGACGAGATCCCGCAGGAAGTGCTCGAAAGCCTCGCGGTCACCGCCGATGATTTCCGCGAAGCGCAAAAGCGCGTCCAGCCGTCCGCCATGCGCGAGGTGATGGTGCAGGTCCCGCGCGTCGGCTGGGACGATATCGGCGGCCTCGACGAGGCGCGCGACAAGCTCAAGGAAGGGATCGAGCTGCCCTTGAGGCACCCCGACGCCTTCCGCCGCCTCGGTATCCGCCCGGCCCGAGGCTTCCTCCTCTACGGCCCGCCCGGCACCGGCAAGACACTGCTCGCCAAGGCCGCGGCGCGCGAGTCGGAGGCCAATTTCATCGCCACCAAATCCTCCGACCTTTTGTCCAAATGGTATGGCGAGAGCGAACAGCAGATCGCCCGCCTGTTCAGCCGCGCCCGGCAGGTCGCCCCCACGGTGATCTTCATCGACGAGATCGACAGCCTCGTGCCCGCGCGCGGCGGCTCGATGGGCGAACCGGCGGTCACCGAGCGCGTCGTCAACACGATCCTCGCCGAGATGGACGGGCTGGAGGAGATGAACAATGTCGTCGTCATCGGTGCTTCCAACCGCCCCAACCTCCTCGACCCCGCGCTCTTGCGCCCCGGCCGCTTCGACGAGCTGATCTACGTCGGGCCGCCCACCCTCGAGGGGCGGCGGCGGATCCTCGAGATCCACACCGGCCAGATGCCGCTTGGACCGGACGTCGACCTCGACGATCTCGCGCAGCGCACCGACCGCTTCACCGGCGCCGACCTCGAGGACCTCGTGCGCCGCGCCGGCCTCATCGCCATGCGCCGCGACATGGAGCGCGCCGAGGTGTGCAAGGAGGATTTCGAGAAAGCACTCGAGGAGACCAAGCCCTCGGTCACGGCCAAGATGCTCAAGCAATATGAACGCATCCGCTCCAACCTGAAGCAGGAAGCGCTGAAACCCCAGCCGACCATCGGCTTCGTCTCGCCCGGCATGCTCAGTCCCAAGTCGAAGACCAAGAACGGCCCTTCGACGGACGAGGAAGAGGAGTAG
- a CDS encoding phospholipase D-like domain-containing protein: MEPEIAFSVADNDFAMVPSGARRRGLILDTIGGARETLDLLFYDFADDQSGVAVRDALIAAARRGVAVRLVIDGFGLRDMADAETFFAPLREAGASGFAFNASLGRRYLIRNHQKILIADGATAIIGGANIADDYLGDEDGCWRDLWLRVEGDCVVALGDYYDAIYEWMGDKKARLRKLADLVARASTTSGPLQWQFSAPWPRHTPWPSGLIRDLWSAKEVDLVAAYFSPSAAMLRRLERVAKDGGRVNLLTPAKSDNDTTIAAARHNYHQLLEAGVEIHEYEKTKMHTKLVIVDDAVHIGSSNFDFRSLFLNLEVMLRIHDEKAAQLMRDWVRTELADSRAITPELHARRDTLWQRTLWAISNFLVTSMDYTVSRRLNLPLGSDD, translated from the coding sequence ATGGAGCCCGAAATCGCCTTTTCGGTCGCGGACAACGACTTCGCGATGGTGCCCTCGGGGGCGCGGCGGCGCGGGCTGATCCTCGACACCATCGGCGGCGCGCGCGAGACGCTCGACCTCCTGTTCTACGATTTCGCGGACGACCAGAGCGGCGTTGCGGTACGCGATGCCCTCATCGCGGCGGCGCGGCGCGGGGTCGCCGTGCGGCTGGTCATCGACGGCTTCGGGCTCAGGGACATGGCCGATGCCGAAACCTTCTTCGCCCCCTTGCGCGAGGCAGGCGCCTCGGGCTTCGCCTTCAACGCCAGCCTCGGACGGCGCTATCTCATCCGCAACCACCAGAAGATCCTCATCGCCGATGGCGCCACCGCGATCATCGGCGGCGCCAATATCGCCGATGACTATCTCGGCGACGAGGACGGCTGCTGGCGCGACCTGTGGCTGCGGGTCGAGGGCGACTGCGTGGTGGCGCTCGGCGACTATTATGACGCCATCTACGAGTGGATGGGGGACAAGAAGGCGCGGCTGCGCAAGCTCGCCGACCTCGTGGCGCGGGCGAGCACGACGAGTGGCCCGCTGCAATGGCAGTTCTCAGCACCCTGGCCGCGTCACACGCCCTGGCCGTCTGGACTGATCCGCGACCTGTGGAGCGCCAAGGAGGTCGACCTCGTAGCGGCCTATTTCAGCCCCTCGGCCGCCATGTTGCGGCGGCTCGAGCGGGTGGCGAAGGATGGCGGACGGGTAAACCTCCTGACGCCTGCCAAGTCCGACAATGACACCACCATCGCGGCGGCGCGGCACAATTATCACCAGCTCTTGGAAGCGGGTGTCGAGATCCACGAATATGAGAAGACCAAGATGCACACCAAGCTCGTCATCGTCGATGACGCGGTGCATATCGGCAGCTCGAATTTCGACTTTCGCAGCCTGTTCCTCAACCTCGAGGTGATGCTGCGCATCCATGACGAAAAGGCGGCGCAGCTCATGCGTGACTGGGTGCGCACCGAACTGGCCGATTCGCGCGCCATCACCCCCGAACTTCACGCACGCCGCGACACGCTGTGGCAGCGCACGCTCTGGGCGATCTCCAACTTCCTCGTCACCAGCATGGACTACACCGTGAGCCGCCGCCTCAACCTGCCGCTGGGGAGCGACGACTGA
- a CDS encoding CC_3452 family protein, with protein sequence MRTLLALAAAATLAAPAAAAAPLLSADLAAAAEARVIVKGAAFACEGETCTTRSAASRPAVLCERLVKEVGPVTSFKVDGEEIDARDLERCNAKAR encoded by the coding sequence ATGCGCACCCTTCTGGCCCTCGCTGCCGCCGCCACCCTCGCCGCGCCCGCTGCCGCTGCCGCGCCGCTGCTGAGCGCCGACCTTGCCGCCGCCGCCGAGGCGCGCGTAATCGTCAAGGGCGCCGCTTTCGCCTGCGAGGGCGAGACCTGCACCACCCGCTCGGCCGCCAGCCGCCCCGCCGTGCTGTGCGAGCGCCTCGTCAAGGAAGTCGGTCCCGTGACCAGCTTCAAAGTCGATGGCGAGGAAATCGATGCGCGCGATCTCGAGCGCTGCAACGCCAAGGCGCGCTAA
- a CDS encoding NADP-dependent malic enzyme: protein MSEANVKFSEQEAIDFHAKGRPGKIEIKASKPMATQRDLALAYSPGVAVPVEAIAADPGRAYELTAKGNLVAVISNGTAILGLGNLGALASKPVMEGKAVLFKRFADVDSIDLELDTQDPDKFIEAVALMGPSFGGINLEDIGAPDCFIIEQALKERMNIPVFHDDQHGTAIITAAGLINAAHLTGRSMESLKVVVNGAGAAAIACSDLIKEMGVRRENVLMCDRTGVIHEDRDDLDQWKSAQAVKTDKRTLAEALEGADVFLGLSAGNVLDGEMIKAMAPNPIIFAMANPTPEIAPPVAKEARPDAIIATGRSDYPNQVNNVLGFPFIFRGALDVRATAVNEAMKIAAAQALAELAREAVPEEVAAAYGGAAKSFGPDYIIPAPFDPRLIEVVPAAVAKAAEESGVAQKPIEDYDAYRAQLRARLNPTSSTLSLAFEAAKRNPKRVLFAEGEEENVLRAAIAFREGGYGVPVLVGRESTYDRLRDLGVEDPHSYEVLNSRNSPLVEKAVDFIYEKHQRGGMLRRQVERMVNQDRNYFTAAMLALGEGDAMITGTTRPFSQSLAQVRTVIDDDHGAEPFGIHIVAGGSGQTVMIADTSVTERPSAEQLAAIAVRSAAFARRMGQEPRVAFISYTTFGNPPGRHIDELRDAVKVLDRMTTDFEYEGEMGPDVALNYDAQRSYYPFSRLTGPANILIMPGLQSANLSAKLLKALGGETLLGPYLMGMSLPVQIAPMTASSSDLVTLAVLASGGADGLRRNTAARGAAEAIVG, encoded by the coding sequence TTGAGCGAAGCCAACGTCAAGTTTTCCGAACAGGAAGCGATCGACTTCCACGCCAAGGGTCGCCCCGGCAAGATCGAGATCAAGGCATCGAAGCCGATGGCCACGCAGCGCGACCTCGCGCTGGCCTATTCGCCCGGCGTCGCCGTGCCGGTCGAAGCCATCGCCGCCGATCCCGGCCGCGCCTACGAACTGACCGCCAAGGGCAATCTCGTCGCGGTCATCTCGAACGGCACCGCCATCCTCGGCCTCGGCAATCTCGGCGCGCTGGCATCGAAGCCGGTGATGGAAGGCAAGGCGGTCCTCTTCAAGCGCTTCGCCGACGTCGATTCGATCGACCTCGAACTCGACACGCAGGACCCCGACAAGTTCATCGAGGCGGTCGCGCTGATGGGCCCCAGTTTCGGCGGCATCAACCTCGAGGATATCGGCGCGCCCGACTGCTTCATCATCGAACAGGCGCTGAAAGAGCGCATGAACATCCCCGTCTTCCACGACGACCAGCATGGCACCGCGATCATCACCGCGGCCGGCCTCATCAACGCCGCGCATCTCACCGGCCGGTCGATGGAGAGCCTCAAGGTGGTGGTGAACGGCGCGGGCGCCGCGGCGATCGCGTGCAGCGACCTCATCAAGGAGATGGGGGTGCGCCGCGAGAATGTGCTGATGTGCGACCGGACGGGCGTCATCCACGAGGATCGCGACGATCTCGACCAGTGGAAATCGGCGCAGGCGGTCAAGACCGACAAGCGCACGCTGGCCGAAGCACTCGAAGGCGCCGACGTCTTCCTCGGCCTGTCGGCGGGCAATGTGCTCGACGGCGAGATGATCAAGGCGATGGCGCCCAATCCGATCATCTTCGCGATGGCCAATCCGACGCCCGAGATCGCGCCCCCGGTGGCCAAGGAAGCGCGCCCCGACGCGATCATCGCCACGGGCCGCTCGGACTATCCCAACCAGGTCAACAACGTCCTCGGCTTCCCCTTCATCTTCCGCGGCGCATTGGACGTGCGCGCTACCGCGGTGAACGAGGCGATGAAGATCGCGGCGGCGCAGGCGCTGGCCGAACTGGCGCGCGAGGCGGTGCCCGAGGAAGTGGCGGCGGCCTATGGCGGCGCGGCCAAGAGCTTCGGCCCCGACTATATCATCCCCGCCCCCTTCGACCCGCGTCTGATCGAGGTCGTGCCGGCAGCGGTCGCGAAGGCCGCCGAGGAAAGCGGCGTCGCCCAGAAGCCGATCGAGGATTATGACGCCTATCGTGCCCAGCTGCGCGCACGGCTCAACCCCACCAGCTCGACGCTCAGCCTCGCTTTCGAGGCGGCCAAGCGCAATCCCAAGCGCGTGCTGTTCGCCGAGGGCGAGGAAGAGAATGTCCTGCGCGCCGCCATCGCCTTCCGCGAAGGCGGCTATGGCGTGCCCGTGCTGGTCGGGCGCGAGAGCACCTATGATCGCCTGCGCGACCTCGGGGTCGAGGATCCGCACAGCTACGAGGTGCTCAACAGCCGCAATTCGCCGCTGGTCGAGAAAGCGGTCGACTTCATCTACGAGAAGCACCAGCGCGGCGGCATGCTGCGCCGCCAGGTCGAGCGGATGGTCAACCAGGACCGCAACTATTTCACCGCCGCCATGCTCGCGCTGGGCGAGGGCGATGCGATGATCACGGGGACGACGCGTCCCTTCAGCCAGAGCCTCGCGCAGGTGCGCACGGTGATCGACGACGATCATGGCGCCGAGCCCTTCGGCATCCATATCGTGGCAGGCGGCAGCGGGCAGACGGTGATGATCGCCGATACCTCGGTGACCGAACGTCCGAGCGCCGAACAGCTCGCCGCCATCGCGGTGCGCTCGGCGGCCTTCGCGCGGCGCATGGGGCAGGAGCCCCGCGTCGCCTTCATCAGCTACACCACCTTCGGCAACCCGCCGGGCCGCCACATCGACGAGCTGCGCGATGCGGTGAAGGTGCTCGACCGGATGACCACCGACTTCGAATATGAAGGCGAGATGGGCCCCGACGTCGCGCTCAACTACGACGCCCAGCGCTCTTATTATCCATTCAGCCGCCTGACCGGGCCCGCGAACATCCTGATCATGCCGGGGCTGCAGTCGGCCAACCTGTCGGCCAAGCTGCTGAAGGCGCTGGGCGGCGAGACGCTGCTCGGGCCGTACCTCATGGGCATGAGCCTGCCGGTGCAGATCGCGCCGATGACGGCCTCGTCGAGCGACCTCGTGACGCTCGCCGTGCTGGCCTCGGGCGGCGCCGACGGCCTTCGCCGAAACACCGCCGCGCGCGGCGCTGCCGAAGCGATCGTCGGATAG
- a CDS encoding RelA/SpoT family protein, which yields MLRQYELVEKVRAYDPDADEALINRAYVFSMKAHGAQLRASGDPYFSHPIEVAGILTDLKLDDETIVTAILHDTIEDTVATPEQIENLFGEEVARLVDGVTKLSKVEAMSESQRAAENLRKFLLALSGDIRVLLVKLADRLHNMRTLHHIPKEHKRRRIARETMDIYAPLAERIGMYEMMKEMQTLAFQHLEPDAYASILKRLDQLNDKGGDVINRIGLGLQLHLADHGLDADVTGREKHPYSIWKKMAERHISFEQLSDVMAFRVIVDTVEDVYRALGLIHQRWPMVPGRYKDYISTPKRNGYRSLHTSVIHDTNMRIEIQIRTREMHEQAERGLAAHWAYKEGAPKGDKPVMWINDLVEILDHAADPEELLEHTRMAMYQDRIFAFTPKGELIQLPKGATAVDFAYAVHTDLGDQTVGVKVNGRVVPLRTVLDNGDQVEILASDAQQPQPSWLRFVATGKARAAIRRFVRHKERDETIELGTKIFAEILERLPSAPRAGATKRAAKRLKMDDEAALMEAIAKRRIADEAVMEALVPGSTAKLEKKDGRAPEQRNAISIKGLTPGVAFELSDCCHPIPGDRIVGVRGEDEMIAVHVIGCEQLLASDDSDWLDLSWGEQSDGGTARIRVILHNVAGALGEMAGIFGAKRANIVNLGLVHRDGAFHTFDVDCELHDLAHLHAMIAALRASDSISAADRI from the coding sequence GTGCTGAGACAATATGAACTGGTCGAGAAGGTCCGGGCCTATGACCCCGACGCCGACGAGGCGCTGATCAACCGCGCCTATGTCTTCTCGATGAAGGCCCATGGCGCCCAGCTCCGCGCCAGCGGAGACCCCTATTTCTCGCACCCGATCGAAGTCGCGGGCATCCTCACCGACCTCAAGCTCGACGACGAGACCATCGTCACCGCCATCCTCCACGACACCATCGAGGACACGGTCGCCACGCCCGAGCAGATCGAGAACCTGTTCGGCGAGGAAGTGGCCCGCCTCGTCGACGGCGTGACCAAGCTGTCGAAGGTCGAGGCGATGAGCGAATCGCAGCGCGCCGCCGAAAACCTTCGCAAGTTCCTGCTCGCGCTGTCGGGCGACATCCGCGTGCTGCTGGTGAAGCTGGCCGACCGGCTCCACAACATGCGCACGCTGCATCACATTCCCAAGGAGCATAAGCGCCGTCGTATCGCCCGCGAGACGATGGACATCTATGCGCCGCTCGCCGAGCGCATCGGCATGTACGAGATGATGAAGGAGATGCAGACGCTCGCCTTCCAGCATCTCGAGCCCGATGCCTATGCCTCGATCCTCAAGCGCCTCGACCAGCTCAACGACAAGGGCGGCGATGTCATCAACCGCATCGGCCTCGGGCTCCAGCTCCACCTGGCCGACCATGGCCTCGATGCCGACGTCACGGGGCGCGAGAAACATCCCTATTCGATCTGGAAGAAGATGGCCGAACGGCACATCAGCTTCGAGCAACTGTCCGACGTCATGGCCTTCCGCGTCATCGTCGACACGGTCGAGGACGTCTATCGCGCGCTGGGCCTCATCCACCAGCGCTGGCCGATGGTCCCGGGGCGCTACAAGGATTACATCTCGACCCCCAAGCGTAACGGCTACCGCTCCTTGCACACCTCGGTGATCCACGACACCAACATGCGCATCGAGATCCAGATCCGCACGCGCGAGATGCACGAACAGGCCGAGCGCGGGCTCGCCGCGCACTGGGCCTATAAGGAAGGCGCGCCCAAGGGCGACAAGCCGGTCATGTGGATCAACGACCTCGTCGAGATCCTCGACCATGCCGCCGACCCCGAGGAACTCCTCGAGCACACGCGCATGGCGATGTACCAGGACCGCATCTTCGCCTTCACCCCCAAGGGCGAGCTGATCCAGCTGCCCAAGGGCGCCACCGCGGTCGATTTCGCTTATGCCGTCCACACTGACCTTGGCGACCAGACGGTCGGCGTGAAGGTCAACGGGCGCGTCGTGCCGCTGCGCACCGTGCTCGACAATGGCGACCAGGTCGAGATCCTCGCCAGTGACGCGCAGCAGCCCCAGCCGTCATGGCTGCGCTTCGTCGCCACCGGCAAGGCGCGCGCCGCCATCCGCCGCTTCGTGCGCCACAAGGAGCGCGACGAAACGATCGAGCTGGGCACCAAGATCTTCGCCGAGATCCTCGAGCGCCTGCCGTCGGCACCGCGCGCGGGTGCGACCAAGCGCGCCGCCAAGCGTCTCAAGATGGACGACGAAGCCGCGCTGATGGAAGCAATCGCCAAGCGCCGCATCGCCGATGAAGCGGTGATGGAAGCACTCGTCCCCGGCTCGACCGCCAAGCTCGAGAAGAAGGACGGCCGCGCGCCCGAACAGCGCAACGCCATCTCGATCAAGGGCCTCACCCCCGGCGTCGCCTTCGAACTTTCCGATTGCTGTCACCCGATCCCGGGCGACCGCATCGTCGGCGTACGCGGCGAGGACGAGATGATCGCGGTCCATGTCATTGGCTGCGAACAGCTGCTGGCCTCCGACGACAGCGACTGGCTCGACCTGTCCTGGGGCGAACAGTCGGACGGCGGCACCGCGCGCATCCGCGTCATCCTCCACAACGTGGCGGGCGCGCTGGGCGAGATGGCGGGGATCTTCGGCGCCAAGCGCGCGAATATCGTCAACCTCGGCCTCGTCCACCGCGACGGGGCCTTCCACACCTTCGACGTGGATTGCGAACTGCACGATCTGGCGCACCTTCACGCCATGATCGCCGCCCTGCGCGCCAGCGACAGCATCAGCGCCGCCGACCGCATCTAG
- a CDS encoding winged helix-turn-helix transcriptional regulator, translating to MSGIEPDIESFRDAALRCPLPPAIELIGERWSFLILRGAFNGLKHFEQFQAGLGIARNILSDRLSKLVAGDILDRQPDPNDGRKVVYQLTEKGEALLPVVVALRQWGEDWGHGCSDIQLADVRDGKSVARVSVTAQDGTVLGLKDLMWIDRRTGATIRRHQMDKVEL from the coding sequence TTGAGCGGCATCGAACCCGACATCGAGTCATTCCGGGACGCGGCACTGCGCTGTCCGCTTCCGCCCGCGATCGAGCTGATCGGCGAGCGCTGGTCCTTCCTCATCCTGCGCGGTGCCTTCAACGGGCTGAAGCATTTCGAGCAGTTCCAGGCGGGTCTCGGCATCGCCCGCAATATCCTGTCGGACCGGCTGTCCAAGCTGGTCGCGGGCGACATCCTCGACCGCCAGCCCGATCCCAATGACGGGCGCAAGGTGGTCTACCAGCTGACCGAGAAGGGCGAGGCGCTGCTGCCCGTGGTGGTCGCGCTCCGGCAGTGGGGCGAGGACTGGGGTCATGGCTGTTCCGACATCCAGCTCGCCGACGTGCGCGACGGCAAGTCGGTGGCGCGCGTTTCGGTCACCGCGCAGGACGGCACTGTGCTGGGATTGAAGGACCTGATGTGGATCGACCGCCGCACCGGCGCGACGATCCGCCGTCACCAGATGGACAAGGTCGAGCTCTAG
- a CDS encoding MFS transporter, with protein MASAPSATPFGKVPGSALTRRDFALLWGAMLVTATGNTAMQTIIPPVGRSLGIEDYWMALAFTTSAIAWVVCAPIWARRSDKHGRKALVLIGLVGFIVSTLGCAIALQAGLAGWVGVLPAMIGFAVIRAVYGLLGCATPAGTQAYLAARTRRSSRTVALSGLTAAFGLGTVIGPALVPAFAIPGLELIGPLYVFAAFGVATLVAVSVWLPDDRQRVRRSRAAAMGYPSASPTGAALRAATSPRPTARLKWTDARVRDWLVAGAITNTALAGLMTVMGFYVIDQLGLDPAGALGEVGLVLMGGAIASLVAQWGIIPRTGWSPRQLILVGAWVAIFGVVAVMLAGTLHGLVLSYGVACLGFGLTRPGFAAGASLAVPLAEQGAVAGLTTSVNGFAFIFAPTGTLLLYKLAPWLAFVTLIALLVASLALFRRS; from the coding sequence ATGGCGAGCGCGCCGTCCGCCACCCCCTTCGGCAAGGTGCCGGGGAGCGCATTGACGCGCCGCGACTTCGCGCTGCTGTGGGGGGCGATGCTGGTCACCGCGACGGGCAATACGGCGATGCAGACGATCATCCCGCCGGTCGGCCGCTCGCTCGGGATCGAGGATTACTGGATGGCGCTGGCCTTCACCACCTCGGCCATCGCCTGGGTGGTGTGCGCACCGATCTGGGCGCGGCGGTCGGACAAGCACGGGCGCAAGGCGCTGGTGCTGATCGGTCTGGTCGGCTTCATCGTCTCGACCCTCGGCTGCGCCATCGCGCTGCAGGCGGGACTGGCGGGATGGGTCGGGGTGCTGCCCGCGATGATCGGCTTTGCCGTGATCCGCGCGGTCTACGGGCTGCTCGGCTGCGCCACGCCCGCGGGCACGCAAGCCTATCTCGCCGCGCGCACCCGCCGCTCGAGCCGCACGGTGGCGCTGTCGGGGCTCACCGCCGCCTTCGGGCTCGGCACCGTCATCGGCCCCGCGCTGGTGCCCGCCTTCGCCATCCCGGGGCTCGAGCTCATCGGCCCGCTCTACGTCTTTGCCGCTTTCGGGGTCGCCACGCTGGTCGCCGTCTCGGTGTGGCTGCCCGACGACCGCCAGCGGGTGCGCCGGTCGCGCGCCGCGGCGATGGGCTATCCGAGCGCAAGCCCGACGGGCGCCGCGCTGCGCGCCGCGACCAGCCCGCGCCCGACCGCGCGGCTAAAATGGACCGACGCGCGGGTGCGCGACTGGTTGGTGGCGGGCGCGATCACCAATACCGCGCTGGCGGGGCTGATGACGGTGATGGGCTTTTACGTGATCGACCAGCTCGGGCTCGACCCGGCGGGCGCGCTGGGCGAGGTCGGGCTGGTGCTGATGGGCGGGGCGATCGCCTCGCTGGTCGCGCAATGGGGGATCATCCCGCGCACCGGCTGGAGCCCGCGCCAGCTCATCCTCGTTGGCGCCTGGGTGGCGATCTTCGGCGTGGTGGCGGTGATGCTCGCGGGCACGCTCCACGGGCTGGTCCTGAGCTATGGGGTGGCCTGCCTCGGCTTCGGCCTCACCCGCCCGGGCTTTGCCGCGGGGGCGAGCCTTGCGGTCCCGCTTGCCGAACAGGGCGCGGTGGCGGGACTGACGACCAGCGTGAACGGCTTCGCCTTCATCTTCGCGCCGACCGGCACGCTGTTGCTCTACAAGCTGGCGCCCTGGCTCGCCTTCGTGACGCTGATCGCGCTGCTGGTGGCGAGCCTCGCCTTGTTTCGCCGGAGCTGA
- the rpoZ gene encoding DNA-directed RNA polymerase subunit omega has protein sequence MARVTVEDCVDKVSNRFDLVLLAAERARQISGGADLTIDRDRDKNPVVALREIAEQTVKPKHLEESLISGHQRVQMDDDDETDELSSLSESAEALRLTASAPPRPTPGAAD, from the coding sequence ATGGCGCGCGTTACCGTCGAAGATTGCGTCGACAAGGTCTCGAACCGGTTCGATCTCGTCCTGCTCGCAGCCGAGCGGGCGCGTCAGATTTCGGGCGGTGCCGATCTCACCATCGATCGCGACCGCGACAAGAACCCCGTCGTCGCGCTGCGCGAGATCGCCGAGCAGACCGTCAAGCCCAAGCATCTCGAGGAAAGCCTCATCTCGGGTCACCAGCGCGTCCAGATGGACGATGACGACGAGACCGATGAACTGTCGAGCCTCAGCGAATCGGCCGAAGCCCTGCGCCTCACCGCCTCGGCCCCGCCGCGCCCGACCCCGGGTGCCGCCGACTAG